One Mycteria americana isolate JAX WOST 10 ecotype Jacksonville Zoo and Gardens chromosome 21, USCA_MyAme_1.0, whole genome shotgun sequence genomic region harbors:
- the RSPO1 gene encoding R-spondin-1: MQLGLFVVVVFLSSMDLTGSSKVVKGKRQRRISTELSQGCARGCDLCSEFNGCLRCSPKLFILLERNDIRQIGICLPSCPLGYFGLRNTDMNKCIKCKIENCESCFSRNFCTKCKEGLYLHKGRCYVTCPEGYSAANGTMECSSPAQCEMSEWGPWGPCSKKRKLCGFKKGNEDRTRRILQAPSGDVSLCPATTEVRRCTVQKNQCPEGKRKKKEEQGKQDNTNGNRNRKDTKDAKSGTKKRKSKQRGAAVPATSASPAQ; encoded by the exons ATGCAGCTTGGActgtttgtggtggtggtttttctAAGCTCGATGGATCTAACAGGCAGCAGCAAAGTGGTGAAGGGCAAGAGGCAAAGACGAA ttAGCACCGAGCTGAGTCAGGGCTGTGCCAGAGGCTGCGACCTGTGCTCCGAGTTCAATGGGTGCCTGAGATGTTCCCCCAAACTCTTCATCCTTCTGGAGAGGAATGACATCCGGCAAATTGGGATTTGCCTACCATCTTGTCCACTGGGATACTTCGGCCTTCGCAATACAGACATGAACAAGTGCATCA aatgcaAAATTGAGAACTGTGAGTCCTGTTTCAGTCGAAACTTTTGCACAAAATGTAAGGAAGGTTTGTATTTGCACAAAGGGAGATGTTACGTCACATGCCCCGAAGGCTACTCTGCTGCCAACGGCACCATGGAGTGCAGCAGTCCTG CACAATGTGAAATGAGTGAGTGGGGGCCCTGGGGGCCCTGCTCCAAGAAGAGGAAGCTCTGTGGCTTCAAGAAGGGCAACGAAGACCGAACACGGCGGATTCTGCAGGCTCCCTCCGGAGACGTGTCCCTGTGTCCTGCCACCACGGAGGTGCGGAGATGCACCGTGCAGAAGAACCAGTGCCCCGAAG ggaaaagaaagaaaaaggaagagcaaggaAAGCAAGATAATACAAATGGGAACAGAAATCGGAAAGACACCAAAGATGCTAAGTCTGGCaccaagaagaggaagagcaaacAGAGAGGGGCCGCGGTCCCCGCGACGTCCGCTAGCcctgcccagtag